From Trichoplusia ni isolate ovarian cell line Hi5 chromosome 22, tn1, whole genome shotgun sequence, a single genomic window includes:
- the LOC113504414 gene encoding uncharacterized protein LOC113504414, giving the protein MTSSPKYKNLVCRPKQSPIEIKEKMRKNYKSKIQNCRGLLMDKLRGPLVEEDLCNTITDIYKSMFNYTNGIDINDEELEIMEELKKELIQEEMEWCIKEYERFQQDNVDWSSIEEDNDVICPVCQKTNIQLNNGYVKCSTCSSSVKTNKSLPEIKRSILGTVESHSAVCTTDAQFGLVSETSESHVYLICDSCAEMKLII; this is encoded by the exons ATGACTTCGTCCCCGAAATACAAAAACTTAGTGTGCCGACCAAAGCAGTCTCCTATtgagataaaagaaaagatgAGAAAG aattacaaaagcaaaatacaaaattgtcGAGGTTTGCTCATGGACAAACTTCGGGGGCCACTTGTTGAAGAAGATCTATGCAATACCATAACTGATATCTACAAAAGCATGTTCAATTACACTAATGGCATTGATATAAATGATGAGGAACTTGAAATAATGGAAGAACTTAAAAAGGAGCTTATACAGGAAGAGATGGAATG GTGCATCAAAGAATATGAAAGATTCCAACAAGATAATGTTGACTGGTCCTCTATTGAAGAAGACAATGATGTGATATGCCCAGTCTGTCAGAAGACTAACATCCAGCTCAATAATGGATATGTAAAGTGCAGCACTTGCAGTAGTTCTgtgaaaactaataaatcattACCAGAAATAAAAAGGTCTATTTTAGGCACAGTAGAGAGTCATAGTGCTGTGTGTACAACAGATGCACAATTTGGTTTAGTGTCAGAAACTAGTGAAAGTCATGTTTATCTAATTTGTGATAGCTGTGcagaaatgaaattaatcatttaa